A single window of Rhizobium indicum DNA harbors:
- a CDS encoding NAD(P)/FAD-dependent oxidoreductase, whose amino-acid sequence MTDRLVIIGAGQAGFALAAKLRALKDTRPITLIGAEDVAPYQRPPLSKKYLLGEMAFDRLLFRAEHWYADNDVDLRLSTWAEQIKPDSKQVLLQDGSVLDYGTLALATGSTPRRLPAAIGGDLEGVYVARDKRDADLLADEMRPGRRVLIIGGGYIGLEAAAVARHRGLEVTVIEMADRILQRVAAKETADIMRVIHEAHDVVIREKTGLKHLIGKDGRVTGAALSDGSVIDIDFAVVGIGVAPNDQLAKEADLEVANGIVVDEFARTSDPAIFAAGDCAALPWQGGRIRLESVQNAVDQAEAAAAVIAGGSEPYDPKPWFWSDQYDVKLQIAGFNLGYDETLLRPGAREGAHSVWYFREGRLIAVDAINDAKAYVTGKKLLESGTNPDKSILADPSADLKSLLS is encoded by the coding sequence GTGACGGATAGACTGGTGATCATCGGCGCGGGACAGGCCGGTTTCGCATTGGCGGCCAAGCTGCGTGCGTTGAAGGATACGCGCCCGATCACCCTCATCGGCGCGGAAGACGTCGCCCCCTATCAGCGCCCGCCGCTCTCAAAGAAATACCTGCTCGGCGAAATGGCTTTCGACCGCCTGCTGTTCCGTGCCGAGCACTGGTATGCGGACAATGACGTCGACCTTCGCCTTTCGACCTGGGCCGAGCAGATCAAGCCGGACAGCAAGCAGGTTCTATTGCAGGACGGCTCCGTTCTTGATTACGGCACGCTGGCGCTCGCCACCGGCTCGACGCCGCGCCGGCTGCCGGCCGCAATCGGCGGCGATCTCGAAGGCGTCTATGTCGCCCGCGACAAGCGCGATGCCGATCTGCTCGCTGACGAGATGCGCCCCGGTCGCCGCGTCCTCATCATCGGTGGCGGTTATATCGGTCTCGAGGCGGCGGCCGTTGCCCGCCATCGCGGCCTGGAAGTCACCGTCATCGAGATGGCCGACCGCATCCTGCAGCGCGTCGCGGCGAAGGAGACCGCCGACATCATGCGCGTGATCCACGAGGCCCATGACGTGGTGATCCGCGAGAAGACAGGGCTCAAGCATCTGATCGGCAAGGATGGCCGCGTCACCGGCGCCGCACTTTCCGACGGATCGGTCATCGACATCGATTTCGCCGTCGTCGGTATCGGCGTTGCCCCGAACGATCAGCTTGCCAAGGAAGCCGACCTCGAAGTCGCCAACGGCATTGTCGTCGACGAATTCGCCCGCACCTCCGATCCGGCAATCTTTGCGGCTGGCGATTGCGCCGCACTTCCCTGGCAGGGCGGCCGCATCAGGCTCGAATCGGTGCAGAACGCCGTCGACCAGGCCGAAGCGGCGGCAGCCGTCATCGCCGGCGGCAGCGAGCCCTATGATCCGAAGCCGTGGTTCTGGTCCGACCAGTATGACGTCAAGCTGCAGATCGCCGGCTTCAATCTTGGTTATGACGAGACGCTGCTGCGCCCCGGCGCCCGCGAAGGCGCCCATTCGGTCTGGTACTTCAGGGAAGGCCGGCTGATCGCCGTCGATGCGATCAACGACGCGAAAGCCTATGTGACCGGCAAAAAACTGCTGGAATCCGGGACCAATCCCGACAAATCGATTCTCGCCGACCCCTCTGCTGACCTCAAGAGCCTGCTCAGCTGA
- a CDS encoding Gfo/Idh/MocA family protein → MKPLGIGLIGTGYMGKCHALAWNAVKTVFGDVERPRLVHLAEANAGLAEARAGEFGFEKATADWRALIADPAVDVVSVTTPNQFHAEMAIAALAAGKHVWCEKPMAPAYADAERMLETAKKSGRVAALGYNYIQNPVMRHIRTLIGEGAIGTVNHIRVEMDEDFMADPDVFFYWKSELSAGYGALDDFAVHPLSLLWYLFGHVEAVITDMVKPYADRPLSEGGRRAVENHDGANVLMRLGGGISAVLMANRAAWGRKGRIALQIYGSTGSIVYDQERMNEFELYQCEGRGSEQGFRKILAAPAHQPYDRFIPAPGHGLGFNDLKIIECRELIRAISGEPSSIVTFEDGLRIEKSVHAMAQSFHERRWIEIG, encoded by the coding sequence ATGAAGCCACTCGGCATCGGTTTGATCGGCACCGGTTATATGGGCAAGTGCCATGCATTGGCGTGGAATGCGGTGAAGACGGTGTTCGGCGATGTCGAGCGTCCGCGTCTCGTGCATCTGGCCGAAGCCAATGCCGGGCTTGCCGAGGCTCGTGCCGGTGAATTCGGTTTCGAGAAGGCGACGGCCGACTGGCGGGCGCTGATTGCCGACCCCGCGGTCGACGTCGTCTCCGTCACCACGCCCAATCAGTTCCACGCCGAGATGGCGATTGCAGCCCTTGCGGCCGGCAAACATGTCTGGTGCGAAAAGCCGATGGCGCCGGCCTATGCCGATGCCGAGCGCATGCTGGAAACGGCGAAGAAATCAGGCAGGGTTGCCGCCCTTGGCTATAATTACATCCAGAATCCCGTCATGCGGCATATCAGGACGCTGATTGGCGAGGGCGCCATCGGCACGGTCAACCACATCCGCGTTGAGATGGACGAGGATTTCATGGCCGATCCCGATGTCTTCTTTTATTGGAAGAGCGAGCTTTCCGCCGGCTACGGCGCACTCGACGATTTCGCCGTGCATCCGCTGTCACTGCTCTGGTATCTCTTCGGCCATGTCGAGGCCGTCATAACGGATATGGTCAAACCCTATGCCGACCGCCCGCTGAGCGAGGGCGGTCGCCGTGCCGTCGAAAACCACGATGGCGCCAACGTGCTGATGCGGCTTGGCGGCGGTATCTCCGCCGTGCTGATGGCGAATCGCGCCGCCTGGGGTCGCAAGGGCCGCATTGCGCTGCAGATTTATGGCTCGACAGGCTCGATCGTCTACGACCAGGAGCGGATGAACGAATTCGAACTCTATCAGTGCGAGGGTCGTGGCTCCGAGCAGGGCTTCCGCAAGATACTGGCGGCACCCGCCCATCAGCCTTATGATCGGTTTATCCCGGCACCAGGCCACGGCCTCGGCTTCAACGATCTGAAGATCATCGAATGCCGTGAGCTGATCCGGGCAATATCAGGCGAGCCGTCGTCGATCGTGACATTCGAAGACGGTCTCAGGATAGAGAAGTCGGTGCATGCCATGGCACAGTCCTTCCACGAGCGCCGCTGGATCGAGATCGGCTGA
- a CDS encoding MurR/RpiR family transcriptional regulator, whose amino-acid sequence MDNDPQRHARVPRDFESLRSTIIERKASMPKRLAQVAAFALGNPDEIAFGTTASIAAASDVQPSTLVRLAHHLGYGGFSDLQSIFRERLRDRTLSYEERLVTLEQSSGDDEDANLLSGFIAAASQSVNRLAATVQSDTFTKAVNILASAETIYLIAKRRSYPLTAHMTYAFSKLNIRHQIVASPNGVDPEMVQFASPKDAAIAASFSPYAADSLSQSQELADRGVPVIAITDSAFSPLAACATHWFEVAEADFAGFRSLSASMALTMALPVAIAERRRKDQQSKAAKGKME is encoded by the coding sequence ATGGATAACGATCCCCAGAGGCACGCGCGTGTGCCGCGCGATTTCGAAAGCCTGCGCAGCACCATCATCGAGCGCAAGGCGAGCATGCCGAAGCGGCTGGCGCAGGTCGCCGCCTTCGCGCTCGGCAATCCCGACGAGATCGCCTTCGGAACGACGGCGAGCATCGCGGCCGCCTCCGATGTCCAGCCGTCGACGCTGGTGCGCCTGGCGCATCATCTGGGTTACGGAGGCTTTTCCGACCTGCAGAGCATCTTTCGCGAAAGGTTGCGCGACAGGACGCTGAGCTATGAAGAGCGGCTGGTCACGCTGGAGCAATCCAGCGGCGACGATGAGGACGCCAATCTGCTCTCCGGCTTCATTGCCGCGGCAAGTCAATCGGTCAACCGGCTGGCGGCGACGGTACAGAGCGATACTTTCACCAAAGCTGTGAATATCCTTGCCAGCGCCGAGACGATCTATCTGATCGCCAAACGGCGCTCCTACCCTTTGACGGCGCACATGACCTACGCTTTTTCCAAGCTCAATATCCGCCACCAGATCGTCGCCTCGCCGAACGGCGTCGACCCTGAAATGGTGCAGTTCGCATCACCGAAGGATGCAGCGATCGCGGCGAGCTTCTCGCCCTATGCGGCCGACAGCCTCAGCCAGAGCCAGGAGCTTGCCGACCGCGGCGTCCCCGTCATCGCGATCACCGATTCGGCTTTCTCGCCGCTGGCCGCCTGCGCCACGCACTGGTTCGAGGTGGCGGAGGCCGATTTCGCCGGCTTCCGCTCGCTTTCTGCCTCGATGGCGCTCACCATGGCACTGCCGGTTGCAATCGCCGAACGGCGGCGCAAGGATCAGCAGTCAAAAGCTGCAAAAGGCAAAATGGAATAA
- a CDS encoding bifunctional 5-dehydro-2-deoxygluconokinase/5-dehydro-2-deoxyphosphogluconate aldolase has product MVQSNPGSQPEPALDVITIGRSSVDLYGQQIGSRLEDIGSFAKSVGGCPANIAIGTARLGLKSGLITRVGDEQMGRFIREQSAREGVATDGIVTDKERLTALVLLAVEAEGVSPMIFYRSDCADMALDEGDIDEDFIRSSRAVLVSGTHFSRPNTEAAQRKAIRIAKANGRKVIFDIDYRPNLWGLAGHAEGFERYVKSDRVSSKMKETLPDCDLIVGTEEEILIASGADDVLGALKEIRRLSPATIVLKRGAMGCIVYDGPIADDLEAGIIGQGFPIEVFNVLGAGDAFMSGFLRGFLRDEPLKTCATWANACGAFAVSRLLCSPEYPTWAELDLFLTTGSKHRALRKDEALNHIHWASTRRGEIPLLMALAIDHRSQLVSVADELGVGHEKIVAFKRLAVAAAARVSNGRDGYGMLIDERFGRDAFFDAATKNFSWIGRPVELPGSKPLRFEFSQDIGSQLVEWPLGHCIKCLCFYHPDDPAELKTEQQEKLRTLFEAARKVGRELLVEIIAGKNGPLTDNTIATALEELYALGIKPDWWKLEPQASREAWKKIDAVIAKNDPWCRGIVLLGLEAPADELISCFEATLAAPSVKGFAVGRTIFADPARAWLSGEMNDEEAIADMAGRFRQLTEAWLKTRGHP; this is encoded by the coding sequence ATGGTACAATCGAATCCGGGTTCACAGCCGGAGCCGGCGCTTGATGTGATCACCATCGGCCGTTCCTCGGTCGATCTTTACGGCCAGCAGATCGGTTCGCGGCTGGAGGATATCGGCTCCTTCGCCAAGTCCGTCGGTGGCTGCCCGGCCAATATCGCCATCGGCACGGCGCGGCTCGGCCTCAAATCCGGCCTCATCACTCGCGTCGGCGACGAGCAGATGGGACGCTTCATCCGCGAGCAGTCGGCGCGCGAAGGTGTCGCGACAGACGGCATCGTCACCGACAAGGAGCGGCTGACGGCGCTGGTGCTGCTGGCGGTCGAGGCCGAGGGTGTGTCGCCGATGATCTTCTATCGGTCGGACTGCGCCGACATGGCGCTCGATGAAGGCGATATCGACGAGGATTTCATCAGATCGTCGCGCGCCGTTCTCGTTTCCGGCACACATTTCTCACGGCCGAATACCGAAGCCGCGCAACGCAAGGCTATCCGCATCGCCAAGGCGAACGGCCGCAAGGTGATCTTCGATATCGATTACCGGCCGAACCTCTGGGGCCTTGCCGGCCATGCGGAAGGCTTCGAGCGCTATGTGAAATCCGACCGGGTCTCCTCGAAGATGAAGGAGACGCTGCCCGACTGCGATCTCATCGTCGGCACCGAAGAAGAAATCCTGATCGCTTCCGGCGCCGACGACGTGCTCGGCGCGCTGAAGGAGATCCGCCGCCTGTCACCGGCGACGATCGTCTTGAAGCGCGGCGCCATGGGCTGCATCGTCTATGACGGGCCGATCGCCGACGATCTCGAAGCCGGCATCATCGGCCAGGGTTTCCCGATCGAAGTCTTCAACGTGCTCGGCGCCGGCGATGCCTTCATGTCCGGCTTCCTGCGCGGTTTCCTGCGCGACGAGCCGCTGAAGACCTGCGCCACCTGGGCCAATGCCTGCGGCGCCTTCGCCGTCTCCCGCCTGCTCTGCTCGCCGGAATATCCGACCTGGGCGGAACTCGACCTCTTCCTGACGACCGGCAGCAAACACCGGGCGCTGCGCAAGGACGAGGCGCTCAACCATATCCACTGGGCATCGACCCGGCGCGGCGAAATCCCGCTTTTGATGGCGCTGGCGATCGACCACCGTTCGCAACTCGTCAGCGTCGCCGATGAGCTCGGCGTCGGCCATGAGAAGATTGTCGCCTTCAAGCGGCTGGCGGTGGCGGCAGCGGCGCGGGTTTCGAACGGCCGCGACGGCTACGGCATGCTGATCGACGAACGCTTCGGCCGCGACGCTTTCTTCGATGCGGCGACAAAGAATTTCTCCTGGATCGGCCGGCCGGTGGAATTGCCGGGCTCGAAGCCGCTGCGCTTCGAATTCAGCCAGGATATCGGCTCGCAGCTTGTGGAATGGCCGCTCGGACATTGCATCAAATGCCTGTGCTTCTATCATCCTGATGATCCGGCTGAATTGAAGACGGAGCAGCAGGAGAAGCTGCGGACGCTGTTCGAGGCCGCCCGCAAGGTCGGCCGCGAGCTGCTGGTGGAGATCATCGCCGGCAAGAACGGGCCGCTGACCGACAATACGATCGCGACAGCGCTGGAGGAGCTCTATGCGCTCGGCATCAAGCCGGACTGGTGGAAGCTGGAGCCGCAAGCATCCCGTGAAGCCTGGAAGAAGATCGATGCAGTGATCGCCAAAAATGATCCATGGTGCCGCGGTATCGTGCTCCTGGGGCTCGAGGCGCCTGCCGACGAGCTGATTTCCTGCTTCGAGGCGACGCTGGCAGCTCCCTCCGTGAAGGGTTTCGCCGTCGGCCGGACGATCTTTGCCGATCCGGCGCGCGCCTGGCTTTCAGGCGAAATGAACGACGAGGAAGCGATCGCCGACATGGCCGGCCGCTTCCGGCAACTGACAGAGGCGTGGCTGAAGACGCGCGGACATCCGTAG
- the iolD gene encoding 3D-(3,5/4)-trihydroxycyclohexane-1,2-dione acylhydrolase (decyclizing), whose translation MGKTIRLTMAQAVAHFLKVQMTIVDGKKVPIFGGVWAIFGHGNVAGIGEALYQVRGELTTYRAHNEQGMAHAAIAYAKANFRTRFMACTSSIGPGALNMVTAAGVAHVNRIPVLFLPGDVFANRAPDPVLQQIEDFGDGTVSANDAFRSVSRYFDRITRPEQIISALKRAMQVLTDPLDCGPVTLSLCQDVQAEAYDYPESLFDEKVWTTRRPQPDADELANAIALIKASQKPVIVAGGGVLYSQATKELAAFAEAHGIPVVVSQAGKSSINENHPLALGSVGVTGTSAANAIAEETDLVIAVGTRCQDFTTGSWALFKNDSLKMIGLNIAAYDAVKHDSHPLVADAREGLKALSAGLSAWKAPAALAEKASLEKKIWLEAAAKAMATTNAALPSDAQVIGAVARTIGGENTTVLCAAGGLPGELHKLWPATAPGSYHMEYGFSCMGYEIAGGLGAKMARPERDVVVMVGDGSYMMMNSELATSVMLGLKLNIVVLDNRGYGCINRLQMGTGGANFNNLLKDSYHEVMPEIDFRAHAESMGAIAVKVASIVELEQALAASKKNDRTSVFVIDTDPLITTEAGGHWWDVAVPEVSPREEVNEARKGYVEARAAQRIG comes from the coding sequence ATGGGCAAGACGATACGGTTGACGATGGCACAAGCCGTCGCGCATTTCCTGAAAGTACAGATGACGATCGTCGACGGCAAGAAAGTGCCGATCTTCGGTGGCGTCTGGGCGATCTTCGGTCACGGCAACGTCGCCGGCATCGGCGAGGCGCTCTATCAGGTGCGCGGCGAATTGACGACCTATCGCGCCCACAACGAACAGGGCATGGCGCATGCCGCGATCGCCTATGCCAAAGCGAATTTCCGCACGCGCTTCATGGCCTGCACGAGCTCGATCGGTCCGGGCGCGCTGAACATGGTGACGGCCGCCGGCGTGGCGCATGTCAATCGTATTCCCGTTCTCTTCCTGCCGGGCGACGTCTTCGCCAACCGTGCGCCGGATCCGGTGCTGCAGCAGATCGAGGATTTCGGCGACGGCACGGTTTCGGCCAATGATGCCTTCCGTTCGGTTTCGCGCTATTTCGACCGCATCACCCGGCCCGAGCAGATCATCTCGGCGCTGAAGCGCGCCATGCAGGTCCTGACCGATCCGCTCGATTGCGGCCCGGTGACACTGTCGCTCTGCCAGGACGTTCAGGCAGAAGCCTATGATTATCCGGAAAGCCTGTTCGATGAAAAAGTCTGGACGACCCGCCGGCCGCAGCCGGATGCGGACGAGCTGGCGAATGCCATCGCGCTGATCAAGGCGTCGCAGAAGCCGGTGATCGTTGCCGGCGGCGGCGTGCTTTATTCGCAGGCGACGAAGGAGCTTGCCGCCTTTGCCGAGGCCCACGGCATTCCGGTCGTCGTCAGCCAGGCGGGCAAATCGTCGATCAACGAGAACCATCCGCTGGCGCTTGGTTCGGTCGGCGTCACCGGCACCTCGGCGGCGAATGCAATCGCCGAAGAGACGGACCTCGTCATCGCCGTCGGCACGCGCTGCCAGGATTTCACCACGGGCTCCTGGGCGCTGTTCAAGAACGACAGCCTCAAGATGATCGGCCTCAATATCGCCGCCTATGACGCGGTGAAGCACGACAGTCATCCGCTGGTGGCCGATGCGCGCGAAGGGCTGAAGGCGCTTTCGGCCGGGCTTTCCGCCTGGAAGGCGCCGGCAGCGCTTGCAGAAAAGGCATCTTTAGAGAAAAAAATCTGGCTGGAGGCCGCCGCCAAGGCGATGGCAACCACCAATGCCGCCCTGCCCTCCGATGCGCAGGTGATCGGCGCGGTGGCGCGCACGATCGGCGGCGAGAATACGACGGTTCTTTGTGCTGCAGGCGGCCTTCCGGGCGAATTGCACAAGCTCTGGCCGGCGACGGCGCCGGGCAGCTATCACATGGAATACGGTTTTTCCTGCATGGGCTACGAAATCGCCGGCGGGCTCGGTGCCAAGATGGCGCGTCCCGAACGGGATGTCGTCGTCATGGTCGGCGACGGTTCCTACATGATGATGAATTCCGAGCTCGCCACCTCGGTCATGCTCGGCCTCAAGCTCAACATCGTCGTGCTCGACAATCGCGGTTACGGCTGCATCAACCGATTGCAGATGGGAACCGGCGGCGCCAACTTCAACAATCTGCTGAAGGACTCCTATCACGAGGTGATGCCGGAGATCGATTTCCGCGCGCATGCCGAAAGCATGGGCGCCATCGCCGTCAAGGTCGCCTCGATCGTGGAGCTGGAGCAGGCGCTCGCCGCCTCCAAGAAGAACGACCGCACCTCGGTCTTCGTCATCGACACCGATCCGCTGATCACCACGGAGGCCGGCGGCCACTGGTGGGATGTCGCGGTGCCTGAGGTCAGCCCGCGCGAAGAGGTCAACGAAGCGCGCAAGGGCTACGTCGAAGCACGCGCCGCCCAGCGCATCGGTTAA
- the iolE gene encoding myo-inosose-2 dehydratase, which translates to MKAKLGMSPIAWWNDDLPELSDDVSLEECLRQSRSAGFTGMEQGRRFPSNPEEMLPILRTADVTLCGGWFSGTLVNEELAANKDRIAPMIALFKAVNAPCIVYGEVGRSIQGDRSKPLATKPRLSDDEMKAYARRVTEFGEWCAEQGMPLSYHHHMAAVVETEPELDAFMRHSGEGIPLLLDAGHLAFAGGDVLRAIGNHHARINHVHVKDIRKPVVDGLDRSRQSFLDAVALGAFTVPGDGSLDFAAIVQRLADHGYEGWFVVEAEQDPRKAPPQKMAEIGHAELMRVMTAAGYTVETEGFPKGS; encoded by the coding sequence ATGAAGGCCAAACTCGGCATGTCGCCCATCGCCTGGTGGAACGACGATCTTCCTGAGCTCAGCGACGATGTGTCCCTCGAGGAATGCCTGCGGCAATCGCGCAGCGCCGGTTTCACCGGCATGGAGCAAGGCCGCCGTTTCCCTAGCAATCCGGAAGAGATGCTCCCGATCCTGCGCACCGCCGACGTGACGCTGTGCGGTGGCTGGTTCTCCGGCACGCTGGTCAATGAGGAGCTTGCCGCCAACAAGGACCGCATCGCGCCGATGATCGCGCTGTTCAAGGCGGTCAATGCACCTTGCATCGTTTATGGCGAAGTCGGTCGCTCCATCCAGGGCGACCGCTCCAAGCCGCTCGCGACCAAGCCGCGCCTCTCAGATGACGAGATGAAGGCCTATGCGCGTCGCGTCACGGAATTCGGGGAATGGTGCGCCGAGCAGGGCATGCCGCTTTCCTATCACCACCACATGGCGGCCGTGGTCGAAACCGAGCCGGAACTCGACGCCTTCATGCGCCATTCGGGCGAAGGCATCCCGCTGCTGCTCGATGCCGGCCATCTCGCCTTTGCCGGCGGCGACGTGCTGCGCGCCATCGGCAACCACCACGCCCGTATCAACCATGTTCACGTCAAGGACATCCGCAAACCTGTGGTGGATGGGCTGGATCGCAGCCGGCAGTCCTTCCTCGATGCGGTGGCGCTTGGCGCCTTCACGGTGCCTGGCGACGGCTCGCTCGATTTCGCCGCCATCGTCCAGCGGCTGGCCGATCACGGCTATGAAGGCTGGTTCGTCGTCGAGGCCGAACAGGATCCGCGAAAGGCCCCGCCGCAGAAAATGGCCGAGATCGGTCACGCCGAGTTGATGCGCGTCATGACGGCTGCGGGCTATACCGTGGAAACGGAAGGCTTCCCCAAGGGATCGTAA
- the iolB gene encoding 5-deoxy-glucuronate isomerase: protein MPNLKVKPSGTHGRVTHVTPENAGWTYVGFDLHRMKPGETVSGETGDREVCLVWVTGKGKASAGTKDFGTLGGRMSPFEGAPHALYIPMESTWSVTAETDLELAVCSAPGGGTYQAKAIPPGTHPQVTRGKGTNVRYVNNIMPEDDSSAHSLLVVEVITPGGHTSSYPPHKHDQDDLPNESFLEETYYHRLNPPQGFAFQRVYTDDRSLDEAMALEDGDVTLVPKGYHPCAACHGYDLYYLNVMAGPQRIWKFHNAAEHEWLLKA from the coding sequence ATGCCAAATCTCAAGGTGAAACCATCAGGCACGCATGGCCGCGTCACGCATGTCACCCCGGAAAATGCCGGCTGGACCTATGTCGGCTTCGATCTGCATCGGATGAAGCCGGGCGAAACCGTCTCGGGAGAGACGGGCGATCGCGAAGTCTGCCTCGTCTGGGTGACCGGCAAGGGCAAAGCGTCTGCCGGCACCAAGGATTTCGGCACGCTCGGCGGCCGGATGAGCCCGTTCGAAGGCGCCCCGCATGCGCTCTACATCCCGATGGAATCGACGTGGTCGGTGACGGCGGAGACCGATCTGGAGCTCGCCGTCTGCTCCGCACCCGGCGGCGGCACCTATCAGGCAAAGGCCATCCCGCCCGGCACGCACCCGCAGGTGACGCGCGGCAAGGGCACGAATGTGCGCTATGTCAACAATATCATGCCGGAGGACGATAGCTCGGCGCATTCGCTGCTGGTCGTCGAGGTGATCACGCCGGGCGGCCATACCTCCTCTTACCCGCCGCACAAGCACGATCAGGACGATCTGCCGAACGAGAGCTTCCTGGAAGAGACCTATTATCATCGTCTCAACCCGCCGCAGGGCTTCGCTTTCCAGCGCGTCTACACCGACGATCGCTCGCTCGACGAAGCGATGGCGCTCGAGGACGGCGACGTGACGCTGGTGCCGAAAGGCTATCACCCCTGCGCCGCCTGCCATGGTTACGATCTCTATTACCTCAACGTCATGGCCGGACCGCAGCGGATCTGGAAATTCCACAATGCTGCCGAGCACGAGTGGCTGCTGAAAGCGTAA
- a CDS encoding DUF1127 domain-containing protein encodes MHSSNFTIPARNIRSSRLTRPGLFLAAITAARWLAGKINERRNLNALMELSDEQLKDIGLSRGQAESDVHVYSRY; translated from the coding sequence ATGCACAGCTCGAATTTCACGATACCGGCCAGAAATATTCGCTCTTCGCGTCTTACGCGGCCCGGCCTCTTCCTTGCCGCCATCACGGCGGCGCGCTGGCTGGCGGGCAAAATAAACGAACGACGCAACCTGAATGCGTTGATGGAGCTTTCCGACGAACAGCTGAAGGATATCGGCCTTTCCAGGGGGCAGGCGGAAAGCGATGTTCACGTCTACAGCCGCTACTAA
- a CDS encoding helix-turn-helix transcriptional regulator: MSQFSTAPLLKTKMVTIRDIVCNGECRHRSDEECAHRTSLVYPYRGVFMRHVGRNDTVAEANQVLFFNAGQGYRISHPIEGGDACIDLAIDESMLEELTPKEQAQPGPPFSFRRQRRRIDPRAQALVALLRHGLSRNVAETLEAEILALTLVRRSLGERTSHAAGASAGRQKLVDRAKLVLSSDLARRWTLSEIATEVGVSPVYLTQVFQQVEATPLYRYQLRLRLARALDLLGQYEDLTALGLDLGFSSHSHFSASFKQTFGQTPAEFQRAAQLRHR, translated from the coding sequence ATGTCGCAGTTCTCAACGGCACCGCTTCTGAAAACGAAGATGGTCACTATTCGTGACATCGTCTGCAATGGCGAGTGCCGTCATAGGAGCGACGAGGAATGCGCCCACAGGACGAGCCTCGTCTATCCCTATCGCGGCGTCTTCATGCGGCATGTCGGCCGCAATGATACGGTGGCCGAAGCCAATCAGGTCTTGTTCTTCAATGCCGGCCAGGGATATCGAATCAGCCACCCTATCGAGGGTGGCGACGCCTGCATCGATCTGGCGATCGACGAATCCATGCTCGAAGAGCTTACGCCGAAGGAGCAGGCACAGCCCGGCCCGCCCTTTTCCTTCCGCCGCCAGCGCCGGCGGATCGATCCACGCGCGCAGGCGCTGGTTGCGCTTCTGCGTCATGGTCTCAGCCGCAACGTCGCCGAGACGCTCGAGGCGGAGATATTGGCCCTGACGCTGGTGCGCCGCTCGCTCGGCGAGCGCACATCGCATGCGGCGGGTGCCAGCGCCGGCCGACAAAAACTCGTCGACCGGGCAAAGCTGGTGCTTTCCTCCGATCTCGCGCGGCGCTGGACACTTTCGGAAATTGCCACCGAAGTGGGCGTCTCGCCCGTTTATCTCACCCAGGTCTTCCAGCAGGTCGAGGCGACGCCACTTTACCGCTACCAGCTGCGGCTGCGGCTTGCCCGCGCGCTCGATCTGCTTGGCCAATATGAGGATCTGACGGCGCTCGGTCTCGACCTCGGCTTTTCCAGCCACAGCCATTTCAGCGCTTCCTTCAAGCAGACTTTCGGACAGACTCCGGCCGAATTCCAACGCGCGGCGCAGTTGCGACACAGGTAA